A region from the Salidesulfovibrio onnuriiensis genome encodes:
- a CDS encoding CTP synthase, which yields MKTKFIFITGGVLSSLGKGLAAASIGALLQARGLKATIQKLDPYLNVDPGTMNPFQHGEVYVTDDGAETDLDLGHYERYLGASMSQRNNYTSGSIYNSVIEKERRGDYLGGTVQVIPHVTNEIKKAVLDMPTDEDVALIEIGGTVGDIEGLPFLEAIRQLKNDIGKENVLYIHLTLVPYMRAAGELKTKPTQHSVKELRSIGIQPDIILCRSEVELENDLKRKIALFCDVDADAVFSAVDVKNIYEVPQKFYEEGVDQKIAILLKLPAKNADLHPWEKLVHTLKNPTGSVKIGIVGKYVDLTEAYKSLHEALIHGGVANEVKVELEYVNSEKITSKNVEKRLSGLDGILVPGGFGSRGVEGKILSIQYARENKVPFFGICLGMQCACIEYARNVLGMEGANSEEFDLSTPHPIIYLMKEWYDFRTKKTEVRNESSEKGGTMRLGSYPCKLKKGTAAYEAYQASNIDERHRHRYEFNNDFIEACEKGGLVFSGTAPDESLMEIVEIPDHPWFLGCQFHPEFKSRPMNPHPLFRDFIKAAKEEKGKK from the coding sequence ATGAAAACCAAGTTTATTTTTATCACCGGCGGCGTGCTGTCTTCACTCGGAAAAGGGTTGGCAGCAGCCTCCATCGGAGCGCTGCTCCAGGCCAGAGGACTCAAGGCGACCATCCAGAAGCTCGATCCCTATCTCAACGTCGACCCCGGCACCATGAATCCCTTCCAGCACGGTGAAGTCTACGTCACCGACGACGGCGCCGAAACAGACCTCGACCTCGGCCACTACGAACGCTACCTGGGCGCTTCCATGAGCCAGCGCAACAACTACACCTCCGGCTCCATCTACAACTCGGTCATCGAAAAGGAACGCCGCGGCGACTATCTCGGCGGCACCGTGCAGGTAATCCCCCATGTGACCAACGAGATCAAGAAGGCCGTTCTGGACATGCCCACAGACGAAGACGTCGCCCTCATCGAGATCGGCGGCACCGTGGGTGACATCGAAGGCCTGCCGTTCCTGGAGGCGATCCGCCAGCTCAAGAACGACATCGGCAAGGAAAACGTCCTGTACATCCACCTGACCCTGGTGCCTTACATGCGCGCAGCCGGCGAGCTGAAGACCAAGCCCACCCAGCACAGCGTCAAGGAACTCCGCAGCATCGGCATCCAGCCGGATATCATCCTCTGTCGTTCCGAAGTGGAATTGGAAAACGATCTCAAGCGCAAGATCGCCCTGTTCTGTGATGTTGACGCGGACGCCGTGTTCAGCGCCGTTGACGTCAAAAACATCTACGAAGTTCCCCAGAAATTTTACGAGGAGGGCGTCGACCAGAAGATCGCTATCCTGCTCAAGCTCCCGGCCAAGAATGCCGATCTGCATCCCTGGGAAAAACTGGTCCATACGCTCAAGAATCCCACGGGCTCGGTCAAGATCGGTATCGTGGGCAAATACGTGGACCTCACCGAGGCTTACAAGTCCCTGCACGAGGCATTGATCCACGGCGGCGTGGCCAACGAGGTCAAGGTGGAGCTGGAATACGTGAACTCCGAAAAGATCACCTCCAAAAACGTGGAAAAACGCCTCAGCGGCCTGGACGGCATCCTGGTGCCCGGCGGCTTCGGTTCCCGCGGCGTGGAAGGCAAGATCCTGTCCATCCAATATGCCCGCGAGAACAAGGTTCCGTTCTTCGGCATCTGCCTGGGCATGCAGTGCGCCTGCATCGAGTACGCCCGCAACGTGCTGGGCATGGAAGGAGCCAACTCCGAAGAGTTCGATCTTTCCACCCCGCATCCCATCATCTACCTGATGAAGGAATGGTACGACTTCCGCACCAAAAAGACCGAGGTTCGCAACGAATCCTCTGAAAAGGGCGGCACCATGCGTCTGGGATCCTATCCATGCAAGCTCAAGAAGGGCACCGCCGCCTACGAGGCCTACCAGGCCAGCAACATCGACGAGCGCCACAGACACCGTTATGAATTCAACAACGACTTCATCGAGGCCTGTGAAAAGGGCGGTCTGGTCTTCTCGGGCACCGCTCCGGACGAATCCCTGATGGAAATCGTCGAGATCCCCGATCATCCCTGGTTCCTTGGCTGCCAGTTCCACCCGGAATTCAAGTCCAGGCCCATGAATCCCCACCCGCTCTTCCGCGACTTCATCAAGGCCGCAAAGGAAGAGAAGGGCAAGAAATAG
- a CDS encoding KdsC family phosphatase translates to MLSAEDRAKNIKLLVLDVDGVLTDGGLYYGDEGLAFKRFNVQDGLGIKMAQAAGLELAVITGLNQKPVERRITELGIRHYYPGNHDKVPLFEEVCKKAGVSEEQAAFMGDDWIDAGVMRRAGLAMSVPNAQPEIIEMAHWISRKPGGHGAVREAIAFLLKKQGRFEAIWKEWAK, encoded by the coding sequence ATGCTTAGCGCCGAAGATCGCGCAAAAAACATCAAGCTGCTCGTACTTGACGTGGACGGCGTCCTGACCGACGGGGGCCTGTATTACGGCGACGAAGGCCTGGCCTTCAAGCGTTTCAACGTACAGGACGGCCTGGGCATCAAGATGGCGCAGGCCGCCGGGCTGGAACTGGCCGTCATCACCGGCTTGAACCAGAAACCCGTGGAAAGACGCATCACCGAACTCGGCATCAGACATTATTATCCGGGCAACCATGACAAGGTGCCGCTCTTCGAGGAAGTCTGCAAAAAGGCGGGCGTTTCCGAAGAGCAGGCCGCCTTCATGGGCGACGACTGGATTGATGCGGGCGTCATGCGCAGGGCGGGGCTGGCCATGAGCGTGCCCAACGCCCAACCGGAAATCATCGAGATGGCCCACTGGATCTCCCGCAAGCCCGGAGGGCATGGCGCGGTCCGGGAAGCCATCGCCTTTCTGCTCAAGAAGCAGGGCCGGTTCGAAGCCATCTGGAAGGAGTGGGCCAAGTAG
- the kdsA gene encoding 3-deoxy-8-phosphooctulonate synthase, which produces MNSTDLYSVSTQGPFIIAGPCVIEQRELTLGIARELKAISERLGLPIVFKSSFDKANRTSGASFRGPGMQEGLEILSEVRKETGLPVVTDIHWPEQAATVAEVADVLQIPAFLCRQTDLLLAAAKTGKIINIKKGQFLAPWDMENAVNKIREAGNDKVWLTERGATFGYNNLVVDFRSMPIMGGFGVPTVFDATHSVQLPGGQGGCSGGQREFVPVLARAAVGAGARGVFLEVHPDPDKALCDGPNSLYLDSVEPLLRQLKAIWEIVDA; this is translated from the coding sequence ATGAACAGCACTGATCTGTATTCAGTCAGCACACAGGGGCCGTTTATCATTGCCGGCCCCTGTGTCATTGAGCAGAGGGAACTGACGCTTGGCATCGCTCGGGAGCTCAAGGCCATTTCAGAACGCCTCGGGCTTCCGATCGTATTCAAGAGCTCGTTCGACAAGGCCAACCGTACTTCGGGCGCCAGCTTTCGCGGCCCGGGCATGCAGGAAGGCCTCGAAATTCTTTCCGAAGTACGGAAGGAGACCGGGCTTCCCGTCGTCACGGACATCCACTGGCCCGAACAGGCCGCCACAGTGGCCGAGGTCGCGGATGTTCTCCAGATTCCCGCGTTTCTGTGCCGCCAGACCGACCTGTTGCTGGCCGCCGCGAAAACAGGAAAAATCATCAACATCAAGAAAGGCCAATTCCTTGCCCCCTGGGACATGGAAAACGCCGTGAACAAGATCCGCGAAGCCGGAAACGACAAGGTCTGGCTTACCGAGCGCGGAGCAACGTTCGGGTACAACAACCTGGTGGTTGATTTTCGTTCCATGCCCATCATGGGCGGATTCGGCGTGCCCACGGTCTTTGACGCCACCCATTCGGTGCAACTGCCGGGCGGGCAGGGGGGCTGCTCGGGCGGCCAACGCGAATTCGTGCCGGTCCTGGCGCGCGCCGCGGTTGGCGCGGGGGCTCGCGGTGTCTTCCTGGAGGTCCACCCGGACCCGGACAAGGCGCTCTGCGACGGTCCCAACAGCCTGTACCTCGATTCCGTGGAACCGCTGCTCAGGCAGCTCAAGGCCATCTGGGAGATCGTGGATGCTTAG
- a CDS encoding nucleoside deaminase encodes MACACIPPDPPAGTTWRDLMGTALEEAFQASKTGEAPIGAALYSANGGLLATAHNQPIASCDPTAHAEILCLRRAAEQVGNYRLTGSIMVVTLEPCIMCVGALIHARVAGVVFGASDPRAGALVSNLEGHALPFTNHRMWYVGGVMEDECSATLKRFFLGKRKG; translated from the coding sequence ATGGCTTGCGCATGCATTCCTCCGGATCCTCCTGCGGGAACCACCTGGCGTGACCTCATGGGCACGGCTCTGGAGGAAGCCTTTCAGGCATCCAAGACGGGCGAGGCTCCTATCGGCGCAGCGCTATATTCGGCCAACGGCGGGCTGCTGGCCACAGCCCACAATCAGCCCATAGCGTCCTGCGATCCCACGGCCCATGCGGAAATTCTCTGCCTGCGCCGTGCCGCAGAACAGGTGGGCAACTACCGGCTGACCGGTTCCATCATGGTGGTTACGCTGGAGCCGTGCATCATGTGCGTGGGCGCGCTCATCCATGCCCGGGTGGCGGGAGTGGTCTTCGGCGCGTCCGATCCGCGCGCCGGTGCGCTGGTTTCCAACCTGGAAGGCCATGCCCTGCCCTTCACCAACCACCGGATGTGGTATGTGGGCGGCGTCATGGAAGACGAATGTTCCGCAACGCTGAAAAGGTTTTTTTTAGGCAAGCGTAAAGGTTAG
- a CDS encoding phosphoribosylformylglycinamidine synthase subunit PurQ gives MARVNALVITGYGTNCEQECAHSVREAGADSADIIYFSDLAAGHSRLDDYNYLIFPGGFLDGDDLGAAQAAAQRWRWLETEDGKPVLDQLKAFFDKGGIILGICNGFQLLVKLGLLPAVGGKYFERQVSLSYNDSGRYEDRWVHLKSNADSPCVFTKGLDTMYIPVRHGEGKIIPKDEALLEELKNQNLVALQYVHPETKEPTQEYPYNPNGSPCAIAGLTDPSGRILGLMPHPEAFNHPTNHPHWTRGEVSDEIGIAMLKGGVNYLKGL, from the coding sequence ATGGCCCGCGTCAACGCGCTTGTTATTACCGGATATGGCACCAATTGTGAACAGGAATGCGCGCATTCCGTTCGGGAAGCTGGTGCAGATTCTGCCGACATCATATACTTTTCCGATCTTGCTGCGGGACATTCCCGACTCGACGACTATAATTACCTAATTTTTCCGGGCGGTTTTCTCGACGGCGACGATCTCGGCGCCGCCCAGGCCGCTGCCCAGCGCTGGCGTTGGCTCGAAACCGAGGACGGAAAGCCCGTACTTGATCAGCTCAAAGCCTTTTTCGACAAGGGCGGCATCATTCTCGGCATTTGCAACGGCTTCCAGCTCCTGGTGAAGCTTGGCCTGCTCCCGGCGGTGGGCGGCAAATACTTCGAGCGTCAGGTCTCCCTGTCCTATAACGATTCGGGCCGTTACGAGGACCGCTGGGTGCATCTGAAATCCAACGCGGATTCTCCGTGTGTCTTCACCAAGGGATTGGATACCATGTACATTCCCGTGCGTCATGGTGAAGGAAAGATAATCCCCAAAGATGAAGCTTTACTTGAAGAATTGAAAAACCAAAACCTTGTCGCTCTTCAGTACGTGCATCCGGAAACCAAGGAACCGACTCAGGAATATCCTTACAATCCGAACGGTTCTCCGTGCGCCATTGCCGGACTGACCGATCCTTCCGGACGCATCCTGGGCCTCATGCCGCACCCCGAAGCATTCAACCACCCCACCAACCATCCGCACTGGACACGCGGCGAAGTTTCCGACGAGATCGGAATCGCAATGCTCAAAGGCGGGGTCAATTACCTCAAGGGGTTGTAA
- the lptC gene encoding LPS export ABC transporter periplasmic protein LptC — protein sequence MKFRPLFLWGAVFVCGLLFGFLVKEFVHSETETMPQNVPPQERTERAAFEDADIEAEDIELVQGKDGALQWKLQATNAKYNQEKKLVAVERPQLTAFFGDDRQEVFIKADAGDIDQKNDNLTLWDNIDGRFGMFALKAQHFDYIGAIGKVYLKGGVAVSRPDLSVNATAVEIDIVSRELVAAGGVEAVIIPQNTNLTSSQEN from the coding sequence ATGAAATTCCGTCCTCTTTTTCTCTGGGGCGCAGTGTTCGTCTGCGGCCTCCTGTTCGGCTTTCTGGTCAAGGAATTCGTGCATTCCGAAACGGAAACCATGCCGCAGAACGTTCCTCCCCAGGAACGGACCGAGCGGGCCGCCTTCGAAGACGCCGACATCGAGGCCGAGGATATTGAACTGGTCCAGGGCAAGGACGGCGCGCTCCAGTGGAAACTCCAGGCAACCAATGCTAAATACAATCAGGAAAAGAAGCTGGTTGCCGTGGAGCGCCCCCAGTTGACCGCCTTTTTCGGCGACGACCGCCAGGAAGTGTTCATCAAGGCGGACGCAGGGGACATCGACCAGAAGAACGACAACCTGACCTTGTGGGACAACATAGACGGCCGTTTCGGCATGTTCGCCCTCAAGGCCCAGCATTTCGACTACATAGGCGCCATCGGTAAGGTCTACCTCAAAGGCGGCGTGGCCGTGAGCAGGCCGGACCTTTCCGTCAATGCGACAGCCGTTGAGATCGACATCGTATCCAGGGAACTGGTTGCGGCCGGCGGCGTGGAAGCGGTCATCATACCGCAGAATACCAATCTGACGTCCTCCCAGGAGAACTGA